The DNA region ATATTAAAAGCTTGCGGGCTGTTGACGCAATTCAAAAAGGTCAGCAATATATTTTTCTGCCTGCGCCGGGATAGCATTAATCCCTTTCTGCAAATTCTCTGGCTTAATAAAGGATGGCTCAAACTTCATAGGAGCGTAATTTTGCAAACTAATCAACAACTTTTCCGCTTCATAATTCCAGAAAGGAGTTTCTGCGCTATTGGGATGAATCCATTTCAGTTTGTAAAATAAACGCATCAATTCATTGATAAGTATGGATTTAGCAGGATTGACACTTTTTGTTACCTGCGCTAAATCACTTAATGAAGTTCCTTCCATTTCCAAAAAACTGGGAGACGGAATTAATAAATCCACGGGTGCAGTTTCATCCTGGAAATTCATTATGGCAATGCTGAATTTTGCCTGATCAGCCAAAGCAGGATATATACCCCAACCTAAAACGAAATCAGCAACTTTTTCAGAAAAATCCGGTTTCATAGCCAAAAACCCCAGATGATTACGATAATCCGTAGAAACCAGTATATTCTCAGTTCCTATTTTAGAGGCAAAACACCATAAATTATATGCTTCCTGTTCAGTAATCCGATTTTGATTATAGACAAAGAGCGTCTTCTGGGTTGCCTGAACTTCTTGCAAATTAGCATAGTTAGCATCGGCAAAACGACGGTAAGGGCTTTCCGGATAATTTACCAGAACTAATTTCTTTCCTTTCCTTTGCTGTAAGCGGATTAAAGTTGCCAGAACCTGATTTAATTCTCCATAAACAACATATTCATCATAATTTTCCAGCATTTTATAGGGTTCACTTTCTGGTTTTAAGGATAGGAAAGCATCGCTAAAATGGGCAAAGGCAGGATTGGCACAAAGCTTCGTTTCATATTTATCGGCAACCCTTTGCAGCATTAGCATTTCTTCCAGAGAAATATAAGGGCTTATTTCAAAGCGTTGGGAATTGCCCAATGCCATTTTTTCAGCTATAAGAGAGGATGCTTCTTGCCAGCTAATTTTTTTAAAATGACCATTTTGCTTTAGCAGAGGAACATTCAATCTATCTTTGTCATAAAGACCTTGCCAGCCGAAACGACCTTTAAAACATAAATTCTTACCATTAAAACCGGGCTCTTTTTGCGGCGTAGTAATTTTGGTAATGGTTCCTGCTTGGGTTTCGGTTTGAATTTCACAACCAACTCCACATAAAGCACAATTTTGCAATGAGATATCTTTGGGATGAGGATTGAATTTAAAGTGCCTATTTCTTTCCGTTAAAGCACCCACCGGACAAACATCTACACATTTTCCACAGGAAAGGCAGCTGGTTTTGGTTAAAGAATCACCAAATTCGGGAGCCACCAAAGTGGCAAAACCTCTATAAATATAGCCCAAAACGGCTGGACCTTGAATTTCGGCACAGGTTCTAATGCAGCGTCCACAATTTATACATTTATTGGCATCGCGCACAATAAAAGGATGGCTGTAATCAATCGGATGCTTATTAATGCCCCCCAAAAAGTGGGCTGGATCTACTAAATAGTCACTACAATATTTGCGCAGCGAACAGGTCTCATTGACAAAACAACCACATTCCAAACAGCGTTTTGCTTCCTTGATGGCATCTTCTTCCCCAAAGCCCAGTTCCACTTCTTTAAAACTATTTTTTGCTTCTTCCAAAGGCAATTCTGGCATTTCTTTCCGCTTTTTGGGTGTAAAAATAGAATACTCTGCCGGACTGATATCTTTCACGCTTTTAGCTTTTTTACTGTCAAACTGAACATTTTCTGCAGCTATCTCTCCCGTTGCCAAAAAGTTATCTATTGCCTTTGCGGCAATTCTTCCATCCGCAATTGCCTCAATCGCGGTGGCGGCGCCTCTTCTAAAATCGCCTCCGGCAAACACATTTCCTAAGCCGGTAAACATAGTTGTTTCATCTACGATAGCCGTTTGCCAACGCGAAACGGGCAATATTTTATCCGCAACATAATTCTTCTCTTCCGTAAAGATATCCACCTCAGGAACTTGGGAAATGGCAGCAATGATACTATCAAAAGGCAGTTCAAAAAATTCACCGGTGGGTTCGGGTCTTTTTCTTCCACTTTTATCAGGTTCGCCTAAACGCATTTTTTCTATTTTTACGCTGGTTAGATGTCCGCCTTTGCCAATATATTCAACTGGATTGGCAAGGTAGAAAAATTTCACGCCTTCCTTTTCGCAGGCAACAATTTCACTTGGCTCGGCAGGCATTTCAGCTTTTGTTCTTCGATAAATGACAGCAACTTCACAACCCTTTCTAATAGCGGTTCGAGCACAATCAACCGCGGTATTTCCTCCTCCCACGATGGCTACTTTTAGTCCTAAATCGGGTGAATTGCCCAAGGCGTGTGCTTTCAAAAAATCAACCCCTAAAAAGCAACCTTCCAAATCGCTACCTTTCACAGGCATTGGAACAGCTTTTTGAGCTCCGATGGCAAGATATACGGCATCATAACTATCTGCTATGTCTTGCAAATAAATATCTTTACCCAATTGTTCATTATATTCAATCTGCATTCCATTGGTGCACATCAATTCAATTTCAGCATCCAAAACATCTTTCGGCAAACGAAATTCCGGAATTCCATAACGCAGCCAACCTCCTGCCTGAGGAGCTGCTTCATAAATGATAACTTCATAGCCCCAATTGGAAAGATAATAGCCACAGGTAAGTCCGCTGGGTCCGGCTCCGATAATGGCAACTTTTTTATTTTTTGCGGGCAGCTTTTCGGGAACATAATTCCACACATCTTCATTGTCCACATCGGCGGCATATCTTTTTAACTGACGAATGGCGACACTTTCTTCCACAATTTGTCTGCGGCATTCTTTTTCACAAAAAGCGGGACAAATCCTTCCGATGGAAAGTGGTAACGGCAATCTTTCTTTAATCACTTTCACCGCTTCGTGAAATTTGCCATTGGCAATTAAAGAAATATAGGTCTGAATATCAACTTGATCGGGACAGGCAATTGTGCAAGGAGCAACGCAATCTGCATAATGATTGGAAATCAGCAATTCCAAAGCCATTTTGCGTGCCCGGATTATTTCTTCGCTCTCGGTTATTATTTCCATCCCTTCCGAAATATTAGTTCCGCAGGAAGTTACAAAGCCCTTTCTGCCTTTCACCGCTACCAAACATACCCAACAGGAACCGTAAGGATTTAGTTCTTCGTCATTACATAAAGTGGGAATATCAATATTTTGCCGTCGGCAGAGTTCCAGAATGGTGATTCCGGCTTCCGTTTTCACTGTTTTTCCGTTTAAAATTACTTCTATCATTTCCAACGCTCCTATTCTTTTTCTACTGCATTAAATTTACAGGCATCAAAACAAGAACCGCATTTTATACATTTAGTTTGGTCTATGGTATGCACTTGTTTCACTTTTCCGGAAATGCAGGAAACGGGACATTTTCGGGCACAAAGAGTGCAACCGATACATTTTTCAGGATTGATTTTATAGGTTATCAAAGCAGAACAAACCCCTGCGGGACAGCGTTTATCTACAATATGAGCCAAATATTCATCCTTAAAATAGCGCAAAGTAGTTAAAACCGGATTGGGAGCCGTTTGTCCCAAACCGCAAAGTGAGCCCTTGATTATATTTTCTGCCAGTTCTTCCAGGTTGTTTAGGTCTTGCAATTCACCTTTGCCTTCCGTGATGCGCGTTAAAATTTCCAACATTCGTTTAGTTCCAATGCGGCAAAAAGTACATTTCCCACAGGATTCATTTTGGGTGAAATTAAGAAAAAACTTGGCTACATCAACCATACAAGTTCCACTATCCATTACCACCATTCCTCCGGAACCCATAATTGCACCTGTAGCCGTAATAGAATCATAATCTACTATGGTATCAAGTTTTTCGGCCGGAATGCATCCTCCGGAAGGACCTCCCATTTGCACTGCCTTGAAGGGTTTGGATGTCTTCATTCCGCCGCCGACTTTATAGATAATATCTTTAAGGGCAATTCCCATTGGAACTTCAATTAATCCGCTACCGGCAATTTTGCCCGCCAAGGCAAAAACCTTGGTTCCTGGGGATTTTTCCGTTCCAAATTTGTGAAATTCCTCGGCTCCGTTGATAATTATCCAGGGGATATTTGCCCAGGTTTCCACATTATTATTATTGGTTGGCTTTCCCCAAAGACCTTTAGCAGCCGGATAAGGTGGACGCAAAGTAGGCATACCTCTTTTACCTTCAATGGATTGCATTAAAGCAGTTTCTTCTCCACAAACAAAAGCGCCGGCACCCTCTTTGATATGCAAATCAAAACTGAAAGCACTGCCCAGGATATTTTTTCCCAGATAGCCCTTTTGTTCGGCTGCGGAAATGGCAATTTTTAAATGTTCCAAAGCCATAGGATATTCTGCTCTACAGTATATATAGCCCTCATTAGCGCCAATGGCATAAGCGCCAATAATCATACCTTCAATCACAGAATGAGGATCACCTTCCAAAGTGCTGCGATCCATAAACGCACCCGGATCACCTTCATCGGCATTGCAAATCACATATTTTTTAGCGGATTCTTCCTTAGCGCAAAGTTGCCATTTTAGTCCTGTAGGAAAACCCGCTCCACCGCGTCCTCTCAAACCCGATTTTTTTATTTCTTCAATGATGGCTTCTCTATCCATACTTAATGCTTTTGGCAATGCTTTATAACCATCTCGGGCTTCATAATCCTCTATATTTTCCGGGTCTATTATCCCGCAATTCCGTAACACTATTCGCTTTTGATTTGCCAGAAGAGCATTATGTTTACCAGCATATTTTTCCGCTAAAATGACATTTTCCGCGGGAACTATGCCAGCAAGATAATCCTCCAAAATTTTAGTTATTGTAGCAGGATTGGCTTTTCCAATATGAATGGAACCCAGTTCAGAACCTTCAAATTGCACGATTGGTTCTTCAAAACACATTCCAATGCAAGCGGTCTTTTTTAAA from Candidatus Cloacimonas sp. includes:
- a CDS encoding FAD-dependent oxidoreductase, encoding MIEVILNGKTVKTEAGITILELCRRQNIDIPTLCNDEELNPYGSCWVCLVAVKGRKGFVTSCGTNISEGMEIITESEEIIRARKMALELLISNHYADCVAPCTIACPDQVDIQTYISLIANGKFHEAVKVIKERLPLPLSIGRICPAFCEKECRRQIVEESVAIRQLKRYAADVDNEDVWNYVPEKLPAKNKKVAIIGAGPSGLTCGYYLSNWGYEVIIYEAAPQAGGWLRYGIPEFRLPKDVLDAEIELMCTNGMQIEYNEQLGKDIYLQDIADSYDAVYLAIGAQKAVPMPVKGSDLEGCFLGVDFLKAHALGNSPDLGLKVAIVGGGNTAVDCARTAIRKGCEVAVIYRRTKAEMPAEPSEIVACEKEGVKFFYLANPVEYIGKGGHLTSVKIEKMRLGEPDKSGRKRPEPTGEFFELPFDSIIAAISQVPEVDIFTEEKNYVADKILPVSRWQTAIVDETTMFTGLGNVFAGGDFRRGAATAIEAIADGRIAAKAIDNFLATGEIAAENVQFDSKKAKSVKDISPAEYSIFTPKKRKEMPELPLEEAKNSFKEVELGFGEEDAIKEAKRCLECGCFVNETCSLRKYCSDYLVDPAHFLGGINKHPIDYSHPFIVRDANKCINCGRCIRTCAEIQGPAVLGYIYRGFATLVAPEFGDSLTKTSCLSCGKCVDVCPVGALTERNRHFKFNPHPKDISLQNCALCGVGCEIQTETQAGTITKITTPQKEPGFNGKNLCFKGRFGWQGLYDKDRLNVPLLKQNGHFKKISWQEASSLIAEKMALGNSQRFEISPYISLEEMLMLQRVADKYETKLCANPAFAHFSDAFLSLKPESEPYKMLENYDEYVVYGELNQVLATLIRLQQRKGKKLVLVNYPESPYRRFADANYANLQEVQATQKTLFVYNQNRITEQEAYNLWCFASKIGTENILVSTDYRNHLGFLAMKPDFSEKVADFVLGWGIYPALADQAKFSIAIMNFQDETAPVDLLIPSPSFLEMEGTSLSDLAQVTKSVNPAKSILINELMRLFYKLKWIHPNSAETPFWNYEAEKLLISLQNYAPMKFEPSFIKPENLQKGINAIPAQAEKYIADLFELRQQPASF
- a CDS encoding NADH-quinone oxidoreductase subunit NuoF, which encodes MNNISVKVGLASCGVAAGAKEVYNALKQYLKENSNLPVTLKKTACIGMCFEEPIVQFEGSELGSIHIGKANPATITKILEDYLAGIVPAENVILAEKYAGKHNALLANQKRIVLRNCGIIDPENIEDYEARDGYKALPKALSMDREAIIEEIKKSGLRGRGGAGFPTGLKWQLCAKEESAKKYVICNADEGDPGAFMDRSTLEGDPHSVIEGMIIGAYAIGANEGYIYCRAEYPMALEHLKIAISAAEQKGYLGKNILGSAFSFDLHIKEGAGAFVCGEETALMQSIEGKRGMPTLRPPYPAAKGLWGKPTNNNNVETWANIPWIIINGAEEFHKFGTEKSPGTKVFALAGKIAGSGLIEVPMGIALKDIIYKVGGGMKTSKPFKAVQMGGPSGGCIPAEKLDTIVDYDSITATGAIMGSGGMVVMDSGTCMVDVAKFFLNFTQNESCGKCTFCRIGTKRMLEILTRITEGKGELQDLNNLEELAENIIKGSLCGLGQTAPNPVLTTLRYFKDEYLAHIVDKRCPAGVCSALITYKINPEKCIGCTLCARKCPVSCISGKVKQVHTIDQTKCIKCGSCFDACKFNAVEKE